The genomic DNA CGCGCGGCAGGCTCGACTCGGCCGCCACGAGGAAGCCGTCGGCGAAGCCGAGCTGCTTGGTCGTGCGCGCGCGCTCGAGGTGGAGCGTTCCGGTCGCGCGCGCGGCGTGCAGCTCGACGAGCAGCTCGGCGAGCGGTCGGTTCGCGAGATCGGCGGGTTCCATCGGCGCGCTCGCTGCTCCCTCCGCGCGCGCGGGCGCGCGACGCCGGCGTCGTCAGGCCGCGTGTCGCTGGACCTCGGCGATCAGGAACGCGGCCGCGATCGCCTCGGACAGGTCCTTGCGGACGATCAGGTGTCCGGCCTCGAGCCCCGCGACGACCGGCTCCGCGAGCGGCGCGACGCCCGTCAGGATCGGCTCCGCGCTCCAGGCCTCGACCGTCTCGATCGCGCGCTCGATCGCCGCGGCGTCGAAGGCCTCGTCGATCATGCGGTCGCGCAGGTCGATCACGACGGCGCGGATCTCGCGGATGCCGACGTCGCGCGAGAGCGCCTCCGTCGTGCGCAGGAGCTCGTCGGCGTTCGTGAAGGGCATGATCATCACGGGCCCCCAGATGTGCACGAGCGGCGCGTCGGGCTCGAACTCGCCCTCGCTCTCGATCATGTCGGGGCGCGGTCCGGACGGCGAGCGCAGCGCGAGTGCGCGATAGACGTCGAGGTCGATGCCGCTCACGATGTCCAGGAACGCGAGCGTCGCGGGCGAGGCGGCCGCCGCGCTCGCGGCCTGCTCCCACGCGTCGACCTCGCGCGCGACGAACGCGCACTCGCCCTCGCCGCAGCCCGCACACGCGTGCTCCACCGCGATCACGTTCGCGTCGAGCGTTCCCGAGAGCCAACCCGACGTGTAGCCGCACGAGAGCCAGCAGGTGGGCGCGTCGGCAGGGCCGAGCTTCGCGAGCCAGGCGCCGGCTTCGTGGCGCTCGGGCCAGCGGCCCGTGACGCACCAGCCCGCGCCCGCGCCGCTCGGTGCGGCGATCTCCATCTCGAGGGCGGGGAACATGCGGCCGCCGCTGCCGGCGTCGTGCGGGGCGGTCGAGAGCAGGCCGCGCGCGACGGCGCGATCGGCGTCGCGCAGGCCGTGCATCAGCCCGATCTGGAACAGCGTGCGCGCCGCGCGGTCGTAGCCGAGCTCGTCCTCGAGCTCGACCAGCAGCGCGGCCAGCAGCCGTCCGTCGAGGAACAGCTTCGGCTCGGTCATCAGGGTCGCCTCCGGGCCGAAGCCGAGGGCGGCCAGAGTCGCGAGGTCCCGCGACTCGTCGGGGGGGCACGTCACTGTGGGGGGGTCATCCTTCCAGGAATGCGTAGATGTCGAACTTCTGGTGCGTCTGGATGAAGGTCTCGCCCTCGTCCTCGAGCAGCGTGAGGAAGGCCTCGACGACCGTGGGGTCGAACTGGCTCCCGGAGTACTTGTGGAGCTCGCGCACGACGACGTCGAGCGGGAGCGCGTTGCGGTAGGGGCGGTTGCTCGTCATCGCCTCGACCGTGTCGGCGACGAGGATGACGCGCGACGGGAGCGGGATCTGATCGCCGCGCAGGCGATACGGGTAGCCGCTGTCCGAGCCGTCGAACCACTCGTGGTGGTGGCGCACGCAGGGGACGATCTCGCGCAGGAACTCGACCGGCTCGAGGATGCGCGCCCCGATCTCGGGGTGCTTCTTGATCTCCTCGTACTCGGCGTCGTCGAGGCGCGCGGGCTTCGTGATGATGGCGTCGGGAATGCCGATCTTGCCGATGTCGTGCAGGATGCCGGAGATGTAGACGCGCTCGATCATCTCCTTGCGCATGCCCATCTGGCGCGCGATGCGCGAGGCGTAGACGCCGACCCGCTCCGAGTGGCCGCGCGTGTACGCGTCCTTGGCGTCGATCGCCTCGGCGAGGGCGCGCACCGTCTGCACGTAGCCCGTGCGCAGCTCGAGGTTCTTCTCCGCGAGCTGGCGCGTGCGCTCGCGGACCTTGTTCTCCAGGTTCCGGTTCATGTCCTGGAGCTTGAAGTTCTGTTCGCGCGTGACCTGGTTGAGCCGCTTGATCTCGCGCTTCAGGTCGTGGTGGTCGAAGGCCTGGCGCAGCGTCGCCTTGAGCTCGTCGTCGTTCCAGGGCTTCGTGATCAGGCGGAAGATCTCGCCGCGGTTGATCGCCTCGACGGCGATCGTCATCTCCGTGTAGCCGGTGAGCATCATGCGCACGATGTCGGGGCTGCGCTCGCGGATCGTCGACAGCATGTCGACGCCGCTCATCTCGGGCATGCGCTGATCGGAGACCACGACCTGGGGCGATTCGCGCTCGACCAGCGCGATCGCCTCCGAGGGGCGCGACGCGGTGAGCACGTTCATGGGCTCGTTGCGGAGCAGGCGCTGCAGCGCCTTGAGGATGTTCACCTCGTCGTCGACGAACAACACCGTGTGGTCGTGCACG from Myxococcota bacterium includes the following:
- a CDS encoding V4R domain-containing protein, with the translated sequence MTEPKLFLDGRLLAALLVELEDELGYDRAARTLFQIGLMHGLRDADRAVARGLLSTAPHDAGSGGRMFPALEMEIAAPSGAGAGWCVTGRWPERHEAGAWLAKLGPADAPTCWLSCGYTSGWLSGTLDANVIAVEHACAGCGEGECAFVAREVDAWEQAASAAAASPATLAFLDIVSGIDLDVYRALALRSPSGPRPDMIESEGEFEPDAPLVHIWGPVMIMPFTNADELLRTTEALSRDVGIREIRAVVIDLRDRMIDEAFDAAAIERAIETVEAWSAEPILTGVAPLAEPVVAGLEAGHLIVRKDLSEAIAAAFLIAEVQRHAA
- a CDS encoding response regulator: MHDHTVLFVDDEVNILKALQRLLRNEPMNVLTASRPSEAIALVERESPQVVVSDQRMPEMSGVDMLSTIRERSPDIVRMMLTGYTEMTIAVEAINRGEIFRLITKPWNDDELKATLRQAFDHHDLKREIKRLNQVTREQNFKLQDMNRNLENKVRERTRQLAEKNLELRTGYVQTVRALAEAIDAKDAYTRGHSERVGVYASRIARQMGMRKEMIERVYISGILHDIGKIGIPDAIITKPARLDDAEYEEIKKHPEIGARILEPVEFLREIVPCVRHHHEWFDGSDSGYPYRLRGDQIPLPSRVILVADTVEAMTSNRPYRNALPLDVVVRELHKYSGSQFDPTVVEAFLTLLEDEGETFIQTHQKFDIYAFLEG